One part of the Sorangiineae bacterium MSr11954 genome encodes these proteins:
- a CDS encoding mechanosensitive ion channel family protein: protein MPDNVQDANFFEIVRVGGLAAGLLVLVATYLLVRFVTTALQGAGARWVDRRLLINQIATLVRFALWLAGLGVATALTVNLTREVLLAIGGTAAVTIGFALKDLAASILAGVIIIIDRPFQVGDRVSFSGIYGEIASIGLRSVRLVTLDDNVVTIPNNKFLTEVVSSGNWGALDMMIQMDFYVAVDQDTSLAESLVGDALTSCRYVYTKKPWVVLVNQVLEHGMVAIRLRAKAYVLDVQYEKAFETDVTKRVLAAFHEHHIVPPRVMQRAV from the coding sequence ATGCCAGACAACGTCCAAGATGCGAACTTCTTCGAGATCGTCCGGGTCGGAGGCTTGGCCGCCGGCCTGCTCGTGCTGGTCGCGACATACCTCTTGGTCCGCTTCGTCACCACCGCGCTGCAGGGCGCAGGCGCACGATGGGTCGACCGCCGCCTGCTCATCAACCAAATTGCGACCTTGGTGCGCTTCGCGCTCTGGCTCGCGGGCTTGGGCGTGGCCACCGCGCTCACCGTCAACCTCACGCGCGAGGTGCTGCTCGCCATTGGAGGAACCGCGGCGGTCACCATCGGCTTTGCGCTCAAAGATCTGGCGGCCTCGATTCTGGCGGGCGTCATCATCATCATCGACCGCCCTTTTCAGGTGGGCGACCGCGTCAGCTTCAGCGGCATCTACGGCGAAATCGCGTCGATTGGCCTGCGCTCGGTCCGCCTGGTCACGCTCGACGACAACGTCGTCACCATTCCGAACAACAAGTTCCTCACCGAGGTCGTGAGCTCGGGCAACTGGGGCGCGCTCGACATGATGATCCAAATGGACTTCTATGTCGCCGTCGACCAAGACACATCGCTGGCCGAATCGCTCGTGGGCGATGCGCTCACCAGCTGCCGCTACGTGTACACGAAGAAGCCTTGGGTGGTGCTGGTCAACCAAGTGCTGGAGCACGGCATGGTGGCCATCCGCCTTCGCGCCAAAGCCTATGTGCTCGACGTCCAATACGAAAAAGCCTTCGAGACCGATGTCACCAAGCGCGTGCTGGCCGCTTTTCACGAGCACCACATCGTGCCGCCCAGGGTCATGCAACGTGCCGTTTGA
- a CDS encoding response regulator: protein MSRKKILLVDDSSTALLMERMILQRDYECVEAKDGMEGLAKAAQERPDLIVLDVVMPVMDGFETCRKLREQESTRTTPVIMVTTRGEGKNVEAGFVSGCTDYVTKPISSIELLAKVKSCLGE from the coding sequence ATGTCTCGGAAGAAAATCCTGCTCGTGGATGACTCGAGCACCGCGCTCCTCATGGAGCGCATGATCCTTCAGCGCGACTATGAGTGCGTCGAGGCGAAGGACGGTATGGAAGGGCTGGCAAAGGCAGCCCAGGAGCGGCCCGACCTCATCGTGCTCGATGTCGTCATGCCGGTGATGGATGGCTTCGAGACCTGCCGCAAGCTCCGCGAGCAAGAGTCCACGCGCACCACGCCGGTCATCATGGTGACCACGCGCGGCGAGGGAAAGAACGTGGAGGCGGGCTTCGTGAGCGGATGCACCGATTACGTCACCAAACCGATTAGCTCGATCGAGCTCTTGGCAAAGGTCAAAAGCTGCCTGGGGGAATGA
- a CDS encoding GAF domain-containing protein, which yields MERKSFEERERLLRDNERLHMALASLEADKLRLSEELEMLTNLCVASHQLHVSLDRERILLAIQEVMINLVGCEQFAIFELESEGGNGSAHRLQMSDPSDFSQPSHLPNLPHPSHLPHPSHLPHLSHFSLIGSKGVDPKRCTMLVARSRMVARVMARAARGERYVAADEEPTTEDDGEHGMIACVPLRAGNTVLGMIAAFRLLDHKVRLHPNDHHLFELLASQAGRALYCARLHAARKALE from the coding sequence GTGGAGCGAAAATCGTTCGAGGAGCGTGAACGACTCCTGCGCGACAACGAGCGCTTGCACATGGCGCTCGCCTCGCTGGAGGCCGATAAACTCCGGCTGTCCGAGGAGCTCGAGATGCTCACCAACTTGTGCGTGGCGAGCCATCAGCTGCACGTATCGCTCGATCGGGAGCGCATTCTATTGGCGATTCAAGAGGTGATGATCAATCTGGTGGGCTGCGAACAGTTTGCCATCTTCGAGCTCGAATCCGAGGGCGGCAACGGCAGCGCGCACCGGTTGCAAATGTCGGATCCGTCGGATTTCTCGCAGCCGTCGCACCTGCCGAATCTGCCGCATCCCTCGCATCTGCCGCATCCGTCGCATCTGCCGCATCTGTCGCATTTCTCCCTGATTGGCTCGAAGGGGGTCGATCCCAAGCGCTGCACGATGCTGGTCGCGCGCAGCCGCATGGTGGCCCGCGTCATGGCGCGCGCGGCCAGGGGCGAGCGCTATGTGGCCGCCGACGAAGAGCCGACCACGGAGGACGACGGCGAACATGGGATGATCGCCTGCGTCCCGCTCCGGGCCGGAAACACCGTGCTCGGGATGATCGCCGCCTTTCGTCTGCTCGATCACAAGGTGCGCTTGCACCCGAACGATCACCACCTGTTCGAGCTCCTCGCCAGCCAAGCTGGACGAGCGCTCTACTGCGCGCGCCTTCACGCGGCGCGCAAGGCACTCGAATGA
- a CDS encoding chemotaxis protein CheD, with amino-acid sequence MTQYSHRLRLAHGHANDESPVSEEGPASGLRSVYVHPGQMFASSVPHAITTILGSCVAVCLWDPRTGAGGMNHYVLPYRVLDQGRSGRFGDVALRSLVERMESLGAARSDLSAKVFGGASLLGDAKPPREPIGAKNVALALDMLKDAGIQVVAKDVYGDTGRKLVFHTNDGTAWVRRL; translated from the coding sequence ATGACGCAATATTCCCACCGCCTCCGCCTCGCGCATGGCCACGCGAACGACGAATCGCCGGTGAGCGAGGAGGGCCCCGCCTCCGGCCTTCGCTCGGTGTACGTGCACCCGGGTCAGATGTTCGCATCGTCGGTGCCGCACGCCATCACCACCATTTTGGGATCGTGTGTGGCCGTCTGCCTCTGGGATCCGCGAACGGGGGCCGGCGGTATGAACCACTATGTGCTGCCCTATCGCGTCCTCGACCAAGGCCGCTCGGGGCGCTTTGGGGACGTGGCGCTGCGCTCGCTCGTGGAGCGGATGGAGTCCTTGGGAGCAGCGCGCTCGGATCTCTCGGCGAAGGTCTTCGGCGGCGCGAGCCTGCTCGGGGACGCCAAGCCGCCGCGCGAGCCCATCGGCGCCAAGAACGTGGCGCTCGCGCTCGACATGCTGAAGGACGCCGGCATCCAGGTGGTGGCGAAAGACGTCTACGGCGACACGGGGCGCAAGCTGGTGTTTCACACGAACGACGGGACGGCCTGGGTTCGGCGGCTCTAG
- a CDS encoding chemotaxis protein CheW, which produces MEIDRNVLLAAFFLETDEKVALMETAILALEASPGSPVSTAPEAHDGRPELRDIFRVAHTIKGNAASLELSALTRFSHRVEDLLERLCDGRMVPTANIVRLLLRVVDVLRTLVDDARSAADPHRMPPQGAALLREIRSLLDDEPRRPETVPPMPFAPASTAPAPTAPAPTALAPTAPKAKARARSTLRVDVAKLDRILDLSGEIAILNRRVAQKVAGADLETDEALYAEARLLAELQEHVLLARMLPTRSLFAPFVRTVRDLADACGKRARLLFDGGDVDVDMAVLAELRDPLMHMIRNAIDHGIERPEVRAARGKDPCGTISLSARREGQSFAIAISDDGHGLDRARILARARQAAPGAPAIPTASIAPATAPSAASVPSAASPSDRELCQLVLEPGFSTAANVTNRSGRGMGLDIVRQTVSALRGSLTLDSPEGAGVTITLRLPLTVAILRGFGVRVGAQAFVLPMDAVVACLELPCPEKPAQNAAEDAARGASGVVRIHESGHERVLPFLRLRALFDLPPRAEEDEDERESLVVVEQNGVRAGIAVDALRGESQAVLKPLGPLFGDGVVSGSTILEDGGVALVLDVPAILARCAVETTGAPR; this is translated from the coding sequence ATGGAGATCGATCGCAACGTCTTGTTGGCCGCGTTCTTCCTGGAAACGGATGAAAAAGTCGCCTTGATGGAGACCGCCATTTTGGCCCTCGAGGCATCGCCGGGTTCGCCCGTCTCGACGGCGCCGGAAGCGCACGATGGCCGGCCGGAGCTGCGCGACATTTTTCGGGTGGCGCATACGATCAAGGGGAACGCCGCCTCGCTCGAGCTCTCGGCGCTCACCCGCTTTTCGCACCGGGTGGAGGATCTGCTCGAGCGCCTTTGCGATGGGCGCATGGTGCCCACCGCAAACATCGTCCGCTTGCTGCTGCGCGTGGTCGACGTGCTGCGCACCCTGGTGGACGATGCGCGCTCGGCCGCCGATCCGCACCGCATGCCGCCCCAAGGCGCCGCGCTGCTGCGCGAGATCCGCAGCCTCCTCGATGACGAGCCACGCCGCCCCGAAACGGTGCCGCCCATGCCCTTCGCACCCGCATCAACGGCACCCGCGCCGACCGCACCCGCGCCAACCGCACTCGCCCCCACCGCACCGAAGGCCAAGGCCCGCGCCCGAAGCACCTTGCGGGTCGACGTCGCAAAGCTGGATCGCATTTTGGACCTCTCCGGCGAAATTGCCATTTTGAACAGGCGCGTGGCGCAAAAGGTCGCGGGCGCGGACCTGGAGACGGACGAAGCGCTGTACGCCGAGGCGCGGCTGCTCGCGGAGCTTCAGGAGCACGTGCTCTTGGCGCGCATGCTTCCAACGCGGTCGCTCTTTGCGCCCTTCGTTCGCACCGTGCGCGATCTGGCAGACGCTTGCGGAAAGCGCGCACGGCTGCTCTTCGACGGCGGCGACGTGGACGTGGACATGGCCGTCCTCGCCGAGCTCCGCGATCCGTTGATGCACATGATCCGCAACGCCATCGACCACGGCATCGAGCGCCCCGAGGTTCGCGCCGCGCGCGGCAAGGATCCCTGCGGAACCATCTCGCTCTCGGCCCGACGCGAAGGGCAAAGCTTTGCCATCGCCATCTCCGACGACGGCCATGGCCTCGATCGCGCGCGCATCCTCGCCCGGGCGAGACAGGCCGCGCCGGGCGCACCGGCGATCCCCACCGCGTCGATCGCCCCCGCCACGGCCCCATCTGCCGCATCCGTCCCATCTGCCGCGTCACCCAGCGACCGCGAGCTCTGCCAACTCGTCCTCGAGCCAGGCTTCTCGACGGCGGCGAATGTCACGAACCGCTCGGGGCGCGGGATGGGCTTGGATATCGTCCGGCAGACGGTGAGCGCCCTTCGTGGATCGCTCACCCTCGATAGCCCCGAGGGCGCGGGCGTCACCATCACCTTGCGCCTCCCGCTGACCGTCGCCATTTTGCGCGGCTTCGGGGTGCGCGTGGGCGCGCAAGCCTTCGTGCTCCCCATGGACGCGGTGGTCGCGTGCCTGGAGCTCCCCTGCCCCGAAAAGCCCGCCCAGAACGCGGCCGAAGACGCGGCGCGCGGCGCATCGGGCGTCGTTCGCATCCACGAGTCGGGGCATGAGCGCGTGCTGCCGTTCCTTCGCCTGCGCGCGCTCTTCGACCTTCCGCCCCGCGCCGAGGAGGACGAGGACGAGCGCGAGAGCCTGGTCGTCGTGGAGCAGAACGGCGTTCGCGCGGGCATCGCGGTCGATGCGCTGCGCGGCGAGAGTCAGGCAGTGCTCAAGCCACTGGGGCCGCTCTTCGGCGATGGCGTGGTGTCGGGTTCGACCATTCTGGAAGACGGGGGTGTGGCGTTGGTCCTCGATGTACCGGCGATTCTCGCGCGCTGCGCGGTGGAGACCACGGGGGCGCCTCGATGA
- a CDS encoding protein-glutamate O-methyltransferase CheR: MTGTVPALEQREFRALVELVRSESGIHLADSKRALVVSRLMRRLRERQLDSFAEYIRLVGSGGDREERIRMIDCICTNETQFFRHPRHFEWLEQRFGGDPLAQPPRPRLRVWSAACSTGEEAYSLAMCLGASAWSARGTRNGGAPAVDILATDLSTSALETAERAVYAIARARDIPSRHVKAFMLRGTGPSEGLMKAGPEIRALVRFQRWNLNDERTVPGAPFDVIFCRNVLIYFDAPTRARVAGRLVNQLTPGGHLFLGAAEGLGVHFEGARAVAPSVYMRVSKREKTALEKVTSHDS, translated from the coding sequence GTGACCGGAACGGTGCCCGCGCTCGAGCAACGTGAGTTTCGCGCGCTGGTGGAGCTGGTCCGGAGCGAGAGCGGAATTCACCTCGCGGACTCCAAGAGAGCGCTCGTCGTATCCCGCCTCATGCGAAGGTTGCGTGAACGGCAGCTCGATTCATTTGCAGAATACATACGACTCGTCGGCTCGGGCGGCGATCGCGAAGAGCGCATCCGCATGATCGACTGCATTTGCACGAACGAGACGCAGTTCTTCCGGCACCCGCGCCACTTCGAGTGGCTCGAGCAGCGCTTCGGCGGCGACCCTTTGGCGCAGCCGCCAAGGCCCCGGCTCCGCGTGTGGTCGGCCGCATGCTCGACCGGCGAAGAAGCGTACTCTCTCGCCATGTGCTTGGGGGCCAGCGCGTGGAGCGCACGGGGCACGCGGAACGGCGGAGCGCCCGCGGTCGATATCCTCGCCACGGATCTCAGCACCTCGGCCCTCGAGACCGCCGAGCGCGCCGTGTACGCGATCGCCCGCGCGCGCGACATTCCATCACGCCACGTGAAGGCGTTCATGCTCCGCGGCACGGGGCCGAGCGAGGGGCTCATGAAAGCAGGCCCCGAAATCCGCGCCCTGGTTCGTTTTCAGCGCTGGAATTTGAACGATGAACGAACGGTCCCCGGGGCCCCGTTCGACGTGATCTTCTGCCGCAACGTCCTCATTTACTTCGACGCGCCCACGCGCGCGCGGGTGGCCGGGCGGCTGGTGAATCAGCTCACGCCCGGCGGCCATCTCTTCCTCGGCGCGGCCGAAGGCCTCGGCGTGCATTTCGAGGGCGCGCGCGCGGTGGCGCCCTCCGTGTACATGCGGGTATCCAAGCGGGAGAAGACGGCGCTGGAGAAGGTGACGAGCCATGATTCGTAA
- a CDS encoding methyl-accepting chemotaxis protein, with amino-acid sequence MIRNLKLFWKFALLASLIPLTVAILGWVAHRGTNDVKYQFDNLYGFMLVPIMKLDEGNLRRDELADELTTLQRTDLSSEERARRIAQAREHDKAMAAVMTKYRAEWLTTSSPAFTETLAAWGQKQLQTEEIRRLAQFDLAYAAYSPHRDAFLAGKMDQYAAAWPHIEAMGESLTELVRLNAAFADISNKDAQLTLQKMRTQIVAWGVLLAVVALGCAWWLSRTVVISVTALRDATLKLAEGNLDVEVAEGMSAASPHLVRAPPPADQGDEVRQVRVQFQRFIGILQTLIGNVQSGADTLAAAAAQVSSSSQLLSRGTSTQAVNVQETSACLEQMGASIAQIAQNSRRMEEIAKRGAEGAGASGKAVHETVEAMKAIASKVLIVQEMAYQTNLLALNAAIEAARAGEHGRGFAVVAAEVRKLAERSQSAAKEISALAASSTDIAERSGRLLADLVPSIQQTAELVQDVATASNEQSTGVSQMNGAIAQMDHVTQQNAAAAEELASTAEEVAAQAEALRELVAFFRIGAPEDAGRSARLPPSGLPFTGNVSMKRQTSGEQPATAATVSTVVTGPTVSAIRVASSKARDRDFRRF; translated from the coding sequence ATGATTCGTAATCTCAAGCTCTTTTGGAAGTTCGCGCTCCTCGCGTCCTTGATCCCATTGACGGTGGCCATCCTGGGGTGGGTCGCGCACCGCGGGACGAACGACGTGAAATACCAATTCGACAACCTCTACGGGTTCATGCTCGTCCCCATCATGAAGCTCGACGAGGGGAACCTCCGGCGCGACGAGTTGGCGGACGAGCTCACCACCTTGCAACGAACGGATCTCTCCTCCGAGGAGCGCGCCAGGCGCATCGCCCAAGCGCGCGAGCACGACAAGGCCATGGCCGCCGTCATGACCAAGTACCGCGCCGAGTGGCTCACCACCTCGAGCCCCGCGTTCACGGAGACCCTGGCCGCGTGGGGCCAAAAGCAGCTTCAAACCGAGGAGATCCGCCGCCTCGCGCAGTTCGACCTCGCGTACGCCGCCTATTCGCCGCACCGCGACGCCTTTCTCGCGGGCAAAATGGACCAATACGCCGCCGCGTGGCCGCACATCGAGGCGATGGGGGAGTCCCTCACCGAGCTCGTTCGGCTGAACGCGGCCTTCGCCGACATCTCGAACAAGGACGCGCAGCTCACCTTGCAGAAGATGCGCACGCAAATCGTGGCCTGGGGCGTGCTGCTCGCCGTGGTGGCCCTCGGGTGCGCGTGGTGGCTCTCGCGCACCGTGGTCATCTCGGTGACCGCGCTGCGCGACGCGACCTTGAAGCTCGCCGAGGGCAACCTCGACGTGGAGGTCGCCGAGGGCATGAGCGCCGCCTCGCCGCACCTCGTGCGCGCGCCGCCGCCGGCCGACCAGGGCGACGAGGTGCGGCAAGTCCGCGTCCAGTTTCAACGCTTCATCGGTATTTTGCAGACGCTGATCGGCAATGTGCAATCGGGCGCCGACACCTTGGCCGCCGCCGCCGCGCAAGTGTCTTCGTCGTCGCAGCTCCTGTCCCGGGGCACGAGCACCCAAGCCGTGAACGTGCAGGAGACGAGCGCGTGCCTCGAGCAAATGGGCGCCTCCATCGCGCAGATCGCGCAAAATAGCCGGCGCATGGAGGAGATCGCCAAGCGCGGCGCCGAAGGCGCGGGCGCGAGCGGAAAGGCCGTGCACGAGACGGTGGAGGCGATGAAGGCCATCGCCAGCAAGGTGCTCATCGTTCAGGAGATGGCGTATCAAACGAACCTCCTGGCCTTGAACGCGGCCATCGAGGCGGCGCGCGCCGGGGAGCACGGGCGCGGTTTTGCGGTGGTGGCCGCGGAGGTGCGCAAGCTGGCGGAGCGCAGTCAATCGGCCGCCAAGGAGATCAGCGCGCTCGCGGCCTCCAGCACGGACATCGCCGAGCGCTCCGGCCGGCTCTTGGCCGATCTCGTTCCATCGATTCAGCAGACCGCGGAGCTCGTCCAAGACGTGGCCACCGCGTCGAACGAGCAATCCACCGGCGTGTCGCAGATGAACGGGGCGATCGCGCAAATGGACCATGTCACCCAGCAGAACGCCGCCGCCGCCGAGGAGCTCGCGTCCACCGCCGAAGAAGTGGCGGCGCAGGCCGAGGCGCTGCGGGAGCTCGTCGCCTTCTTCCGAATCGGCGCCCCGGAAGATGCGGGCCGGTCCGCCCGGCTTCCTCCGTCCGGTTTACCGTTCACCGGAAACGTCAGCATGAAACGGCAAACCTCCGGCGAGCAGCCCGCGACCGCCGCGACGGTCTCCACCGTCGTGACGGGCCCCACCGTCTCGGCCATCCGCGTGGCGTCATCCAAAGCGCGCGACCGCGACTTCCGCCGCTTTTAG
- a CDS encoding chemotaxis protein CheW produces MASSALTPYLTFALGNDSYATALLRIKEIAAHTPISRVPETPAWLLGVTNLRGTVVPVISLARRLGLPSAPVTKKTCILVLDIERHGEPSPVALEVDSVSELLELGPDSLEPCPAFGTPIESQYILGIAHTGERLVYLLDLDRVLNVSSMASAAQGEPRAT; encoded by the coding sequence ATGGCATCCTCCGCCCTCACCCCGTATCTGACATTCGCGCTGGGCAACGACTCGTATGCGACCGCGCTCTTGCGCATCAAGGAAATCGCGGCGCACACGCCCATCAGCCGCGTGCCGGAGACGCCGGCGTGGCTCCTGGGCGTCACGAACCTGCGGGGCACGGTGGTGCCGGTGATCAGCCTCGCCCGCAGGCTGGGACTACCCTCCGCGCCGGTCACCAAAAAGACGTGCATCCTGGTGCTCGACATCGAGCGCCACGGTGAGCCATCCCCCGTCGCGCTCGAAGTCGACTCCGTCTCCGAGCTGCTCGAGCTCGGCCCGGACTCCCTCGAGCCCTGCCCCGCCTTCGGGACTCCCATTGAATCCCAATACATCCTTGGCATCGCGCACACGGGCGAGCGGCTCGTCTACCTGTTGGACCTCGACCGCGTGCTGAACGTCTCGTCCATGGCATCCGCGGCGCAAGGCGAGCCTCGCGCCACCTGA
- a CDS encoding S-(hydroxymethyl)glutathione dehydrogenase/class III alcohol dehydrogenase, producing MKTRAAVAYEAGKPLVVEDVELDGPKAGEVLVEIKATGVCHTDEFTRSGADPEGLFPVIFGHEGAGVVVDIGPGVTSVAKGDHVILLYTPECRSCKSCLSRKTNLCTAIRATQGRGLMPDGTSRFSIGKTKIHHYMGCSTFAHHTVLPEIAVAKIRKDAPFDKVCYIGCGVTTGIGAVIYTAKVEPGANVVVFGLGGIGLNVVQGARMAGADKIIGIDLNPEREALARKLGLTHFVDPKRVSGDLVAHLVELTGGGADYSFECVGNVTLMRQALECCHRGWGVSVIIGVAGAGQEIGTRPFQLVTGRVWKGSAFGGARGRTDVPKIVDWYMDGKIDIDSLITHKLPLERINESFDLMHEGKSIRTVIEFT from the coding sequence ATGAAAACGCGCGCTGCCGTCGCTTACGAAGCTGGCAAACCTCTGGTCGTCGAAGACGTGGAGCTCGATGGCCCCAAGGCCGGCGAGGTCCTGGTCGAAATCAAAGCCACCGGCGTGTGCCACACCGACGAGTTCACCCGCTCGGGCGCCGATCCCGAGGGCCTCTTTCCGGTCATTTTCGGTCATGAGGGCGCGGGCGTGGTCGTCGACATAGGGCCCGGGGTGACCTCGGTCGCCAAAGGCGATCACGTGATTCTGCTGTACACACCCGAGTGCCGCTCCTGCAAATCGTGTTTGAGCCGCAAAACGAACCTGTGCACCGCCATCCGGGCCACCCAAGGCCGCGGCCTGATGCCCGACGGGACCAGCCGCTTCTCCATCGGCAAAACGAAGATTCATCATTACATGGGCTGTTCGACCTTCGCGCACCACACCGTGCTGCCGGAGATCGCGGTGGCCAAGATCCGCAAAGACGCCCCCTTCGACAAGGTCTGTTACATCGGCTGCGGCGTGACCACCGGCATCGGCGCCGTCATCTACACGGCCAAGGTGGAGCCGGGCGCCAATGTGGTGGTCTTCGGGCTGGGCGGCATCGGGCTCAATGTGGTGCAGGGCGCCCGCATGGCCGGCGCCGACAAAATCATCGGCATCGATCTCAACCCGGAGCGGGAGGCGCTCGCGCGCAAGCTGGGGCTCACGCACTTCGTCGATCCCAAGCGCGTCTCGGGCGATCTGGTCGCGCACCTGGTGGAGCTCACCGGCGGCGGCGCCGATTACAGCTTCGAGTGCGTGGGCAACGTGACCTTGATGCGCCAGGCGCTCGAGTGCTGCCACCGCGGCTGGGGGGTCAGCGTGATCATCGGCGTGGCCGGCGCAGGCCAGGAAATCGGGACGCGCCCGTTCCAGCTCGTCACGGGGCGCGTGTGGAAAGGCTCGGCCTTCGGCGGCGCCCGCGGCCGCACCGACGTTCCGAAGATCGTCGATTGGTACATGGATGGAAAGATCGATATCGATAGCTTGATTACGCACAAGCTGCCGCTCGAGCGCATCAACGAGAGCTTCGACTTGATGCATGAGGGGAAATCGATTCGAACCGTGATCGAGTTTACATAG
- a CDS encoding acyl-CoA thioesterase codes for MAHDPHDSPALRLEDFPFRTHDTIRYGDTDRQGHVNNAAFATFCETGRVAFLHLTEQSLAHPGTSFVIARLVLDFRAEITWPGTVDIGTRLTKVGRSSMTLEQGLFQNGRCAATSESIVVLVDDATRKSTPLLPEILRVLEARR; via the coding sequence GTGGCGCACGATCCTCACGATTCACCCGCCCTTCGGCTCGAAGATTTCCCGTTCCGGACCCATGACACCATCCGCTACGGCGACACCGATCGCCAGGGGCACGTCAACAACGCGGCCTTCGCGACCTTTTGCGAGACCGGCCGGGTCGCATTTCTGCACCTGACGGAGCAATCGCTGGCCCACCCCGGCACCTCGTTCGTGATCGCGCGGCTGGTCCTCGACTTTCGCGCCGAGATCACCTGGCCCGGCACGGTGGACATCGGCACCCGTCTGACCAAAGTTGGCCGGAGCTCGATGACCCTGGAGCAAGGGCTCTTTCAAAACGGTCGCTGCGCCGCCACGTCGGAGTCCATCGTGGTCCTCGTCGATGACGCGACCCGCAAATCGACGCCTCTGCTGCCCGAGATCCTCCGCGTCCTCGAGGCACGGCGCTAA
- a CDS encoding YhbY family RNA-binding protein encodes MSSSAAPSTPETDSAPALDHASAAPRGAPPALRGAALRHLRALGHDLKPTVMLGKEGLTEALVGAANAALLTHELIKVKILSEAPVDRHEAARQLAGDTKSVLAQVLGRTVLLYRRHPKKPKIVLPK; translated from the coding sequence ATGTCGTCGTCTGCCGCCCCGTCCACCCCCGAAACCGACTCTGCGCCCGCGCTGGATCACGCGTCGGCCGCCCCGAGGGGCGCTCCTCCGGCCTTGCGGGGTGCGGCCCTCCGCCATTTGCGCGCGCTCGGCCACGATTTGAAGCCGACCGTGATGCTCGGCAAAGAGGGGCTCACCGAAGCGCTGGTGGGCGCGGCGAACGCGGCATTGCTCACGCACGAGCTCATCAAAGTCAAAATCCTCTCCGAGGCGCCGGTCGATCGCCACGAGGCCGCACGTCAGCTTGCAGGAGACACCAAGTCGGTGCTGGCCCAAGTGCTCGGGCGCACGGTTCTCTTGTACCGCCGTCACCCAAAAAAGCCGAAAATCGTCCTGCCGAAGTGA
- a CDS encoding BON domain-containing protein, whose translation MHKADESLARRVRDTLRQHGDLRSNEVLVAAENGVVTLEGWVDDIWIGAAIEKFAANIPGVLRVDSQLKVRTELGAEAQAKQTEFGTAKRARAITGRGL comes from the coding sequence ATGCACAAGGCTGATGAATCGCTCGCGCGAAGGGTCCGCGACACCTTGCGCCAGCATGGTGACCTGCGCAGCAACGAAGTTCTGGTGGCGGCAGAGAACGGTGTCGTAACGCTCGAAGGCTGGGTCGACGATATTTGGATTGGCGCCGCCATCGAGAAATTCGCCGCCAACATCCCCGGCGTTCTCCGCGTCGACAGTCAGCTCAAAGTCCGCACGGAGCTCGGCGCGGAGGCGCAGGCCAAGCAGACCGAATTCGGTACCGCAAAGAGGGCGCGCGCCATCACGGGTCGCGGCTTGTAG
- a CDS encoding 2Fe-2S iron-sulfur cluster-binding protein, whose protein sequence is MAIVRFKGYGEIQVPVGKSILQAAQELSAPEGYACGGVCACSTCHVYVHKGANLLSEQEEEEEDMLDKAFDVRANSRLGCQSKIERDGEIEVEITRESLEAYENEHPDERGKFVTWR, encoded by the coding sequence ATGGCGATTGTCCGATTCAAAGGTTACGGCGAAATCCAAGTTCCGGTGGGCAAGAGCATCCTCCAGGCTGCCCAAGAGCTCTCCGCGCCGGAAGGTTACGCGTGCGGCGGCGTGTGCGCCTGTTCGACGTGCCACGTCTATGTGCACAAGGGCGCGAACCTCCTGTCCGAGCAGGAGGAAGAGGAAGAAGACATGCTCGACAAGGCGTTCGACGTTCGAGCCAACTCGCGCTTGGGCTGTCAGTCGAAGATCGAGCGCGACGGCGAGATCGAGGTCGAGATCACGCGCGAGAGCCTCGAGGCATACGAGAACGAGCACCCGGACGAGCGCGGCAAGTTCGTGACATGGCGCTAG